CGGGCAAGCTCAAATCGGCGATCAAGTACTCCGAGGACGAGGTCGTCGTCGAGGGGTCCGACGCCGACCGCGCCGGCGTCATCCAGCGCGAGACCGAGCGCCTGCTCGAACGGTACGACCTGTACACGCCGGGTCAACAGGGCGATCTCGGGATGATGGACCAGCTCAAGGGGGCGCTTGGCATGGAGATCGAGGTCGAGACTCAGGGAGGTGAACTCGACGGCATCCGGGCCCGCCCCGAGCCAGCGGTCGTCGGCGACGACCCGAAGACGCTCAACGAGTATCAGGTCGAAAAGCTGCTCTACCGCCTGAAGCGGGACTTCATCGGCTACGCGCGTATCGACCCGATCAAACACGACATCAACGTCGAGGACATCTCCTGCGACGGCTACAACTCCCGGGTGTTCGTCTACCACACCGAGTACGAGAACATCATCACGAACGTCGAACACGGGAAACAGGAGCTCGACGACTTCGTCGTCAAGCTGGCCCAGCGCTCCGGGAAGGGGATCAGCAAGCGCCAGCCGCAGGTCGACGCCACCCTGCCCGACGGCTCGCGCTCGCAGCTGACGCTCGGCGAGGAAGTGTCGGACCACGGGACCAACTACACCATCCGCCAGTTCAAAGACGTCCCGTTCACGCCGGTGGACCTCATCAACTGGAACACCTTCTCGCTCGACGAGATGGCCTTCCTCTGGCTCTGTATCGAGAACAACAAGTCGATGATCTTCGCGGGCGGGACGGCGTCGGGGAAGACCACCTCGCTGAACGCCATCTCCCTGTTCATCCCGTCCAACGCGAAGATCGTCTCCATCGAGGACACCCGCGAGGTCGAACTCCCCCAGCGCAACTGGGTCGCCTCGGTGACTCGCCCCTCCTTCGGCGAGGACGACAAGGGCGACGTGGACGAGTTCGACCTGCTGGAGGCCGCGCTCCGACAACGGCCCGACTACATCGTGATGGGGGAGGTCCGTGGTGAGGAAGGTCGGGACCTCTTCCAGGTCATGTCGACCGGGCACACCGCCTACTCCACCTTCCACGCCGACACCGTCGGAGAGGTTATCAAGCGGTTCACGACCGAGCCGATCAACGTCTCGAAGACCCTCTTCACGGCGCTGGACCTGGTCTCCATCCAGACCCAGACCCGCGTCGACGGCAACAAGGTCCGCCGGAACAAGAACCTCACCGAGATCAACGAGTACTCGGCGGAACACGACGAGATCAACGTCCGCGACGTCTACGAGTGGCAGGCCGAGACCGACGAGTTCCTCCAGATGGGCAACTCCAACACCCTGGAGGAGCTGAAGTTCGACCGCGGGTGGACCCAGGAACGGCTCGACGAGGAGCTGTTCATGCGGAAGGTCGTCCTCGCCTACCTCATCGAGCAGAACCTCAACACCTACACGGAGGTCGCGGCGGCCGTCCAGGCGTTCATCAACGACCCGGACACGATCATGGCGCTCATCGCCGAGGATAAGCTGGAGCGGTCGCTGGAGGACCTCCGGGAGATGGAGTCGGTCAAGATCAACATCGACCCCGAGAAAGAGGAGATGGTCCCGCGGCCGGACCCGCCGGCGGAGATGCTCGACGAGGCCGAGGGCATCCTGGAAAACGCCCAGCCGCTGCTCCAGCGCTTCCGCGAGAAGGAGACCTCCGACATCGTCAGCGCCCTGACGGGCTCGGGCGTCGACGAGGAGGAGACCGACATCACGCCGGTCGAGAGCGAGGACGAGGACGACGACATCGACTTCAGCGAGTTCGTCCCGGCGGCCGGTGCGGAGGCTGACGAGGCATGAGTCTCGGGCGCTCCTCGAAGCAACTCGGCGGCGCCAACACGGTGGGGGACACGTTCTACCCCCTCTACCAGGCGCTGTTCGACGAGGAGGGCGACTTCGTCTCCGGCATCGAGGCCAAACTCGCCGAGGCGCGGATGGGCGACAACGTCGAGATGTACATCTCGCGGGCGCTCGCGGTCGGCACCGTCGCCGGGCTGACGCTCTGGTTGCTCGGCATGCTGCTCGGGTTCCTCGTCGTCCAGATGCTCGGGCTCGCCGAGGGGCCGCTGCTCGGCCTGCGGATCCCCGACGCCATCGAGCCGGTCGTGCTGGCGCTGAAAGTGCCGGCGATCGTGTTCGTCTCCGGCCTCGTCTTCGGCGCCGTCGGCTTCGGTATCGGGTTCGGCTCGCTGCTGTCGATCCCCTACTTCCGGTCGAACGCGCGCAAACGCGAGATCAACGTTCTCCTGTCGGACTCGGTCGCGTTCATGTACGCCCTCTCGGTGGGGGGGCTGAACCAGCTCGAAATTCTGCAGGCGATGGCCCAGGCCGACGACACCTACGGGGAGGTCGCCAAGGAGTTCCAGTCGCTGGTGCTCGAGACGGAGTACTTCGACACCGACTACCGGACGGCGATCCGCAATCAGGCCATCGAGACGCCGAGCGACGAGCTCGGCCAGTTCCTCACGGACATGCTGTCGATCGTCGACTCCGGC
The window above is part of the Halosimplex rubrum genome. Proteins encoded here:
- a CDS encoding type II/IV secretion system ATPase subunit, with product MAIDGTGGNESDQVASGGERLSGDGATVGEYTWNDLRRDVHTGGRFDRSEYLGFDPIDVEDRLRSAASAAKTLERAWDERIEAERSFVVKDRYTWEHFKQEYYYDEDGEIPRDGDGEKVPFEPEEYLGFDPEETEGRLSRGGDAAERLASVVDERTIDVNPDLDEDAFFSTVDGHSTVVNRYDLEKAVPLEKKAHFVEVERYWVNKPYACVIIFHSRKENEKKYYAIEPYENDIESQLVDFLSGKLKSAIKYSEDEVVVEGSDADRAGVIQRETERLLERYDLYTPGQQGDLGMMDQLKGALGMEIEVETQGGELDGIRARPEPAVVGDDPKTLNEYQVEKLLYRLKRDFIGYARIDPIKHDINVEDISCDGYNSRVFVYHTEYENIITNVEHGKQELDDFVVKLAQRSGKGISKRQPQVDATLPDGSRSQLTLGEEVSDHGTNYTIRQFKDVPFTPVDLINWNTFSLDEMAFLWLCIENNKSMIFAGGTASGKTTSLNAISLFIPSNAKIVSIEDTREVELPQRNWVASVTRPSFGEDDKGDVDEFDLLEAALRQRPDYIVMGEVRGEEGRDLFQVMSTGHTAYSTFHADTVGEVIKRFTTEPINVSKTLFTALDLVSIQTQTRVDGNKVRRNKNLTEINEYSAEHDEINVRDVYEWQAETDEFLQMGNSNTLEELKFDRGWTQERLDEELFMRKVVLAYLIEQNLNTYTEVAAAVQAFINDPDTIMALIAEDKLERSLEDLREMESVKINIDPEKEEMVPRPDPPAEMLDEAEGILENAQPLLQRFREKETSDIVSALTGSGVDEEETDITPVESEDEDDDIDFSEFVPAAGAEADEA